CCGTCGTGTGCCTTCATGCTGCTTCCTCCCGGCGGGGTCCGCGTTGTCCGGCACACAAACTAGCGGCGATAGTTTTCCCGCGCCAGACGTAGCCGGACGTCGCCAGACCTTGGCAGACGTTCCCGGACATCATTGCCGGGCGGGCCGGTGCGCACTCGTCCAGGGCCTGTCCGGCCATTCCCGCCCGCCCGGAGGCCGGGCCCCGCGGCGGCGACGGGGGCACCTCCCACGCCCTTGAGGCAGTGGGGGAGGTAATGGTCAGACAGGCCCCAGGTCGGGCAACCGGTCGGGAGACGGACAGATACGGTCGCCCTGCTGGTCGAAGACGAAGAGATGGGCGAGGTCGACTAGGAGCGGGACCTGCATGCCGTGGTGCAGCCGGAGGTCGGGGGTGGTGCGGACGACCAGGTCGCCGGGGAGCCGGCCCTCCGGGGGCTCGTGCCCCGGTTCGGCGTCCCCGGGGTGCGCGAGCACCACCACCGGCCCGGCACGCCACGCACCGGCCCGCTCCCGCAGCCGGTCCAGCACCGTCGGGCCCACCCTGCGCCGCCGGCGCGGCGGCCGCTCCGCCGGGCGCGGGGCCTCCAGATCGGGTACGACGGCGGGCCGGGAGCCGGTGGTGAAGTGGACGAGGATCTCGTGGCCCTGGAACTCCACATGCTCCACGAGCCCGGTGATCGCCACCTCGCCCGGCCGGGCGGAGCTGTGCCTGGCGATGCGCACCGCCTCCGAGCGCAGTCCCACGATCACCTCGCGACCCTGCTGCACTCGCAGTAACTGGTGGTCCAGGCAGAGGGGTTCGGGCAGCCTTAGGGCCTGTTTGCCCAGGCTGATGGTCATGGCGCCGTCCAGCGGGGCGCGGACCAGGCCGCACAGCAGGTTGATGCGCGGGGTGCCGATGAAGGCGGCGACGAAGACGTTGCGGGGCAGTGCGTAGACCTCACGCGGGGTGCCGACCTGCTGGAGCACTCCCCCGCGCAGCACGGCGACCCGGTCACCGAGGGACATCGCCTCGGCCTGGTCGTGGGTGACGTACACCGTCGTGACCCCCAACTCGCGGGTGAGCTGGGATATTTCGGCGCGCAGATGATTGCGCAGCTTGGCGTCGAGGTTGGACAGCGGCTCGTCCATCAGGAACGCCGAGGGGTGCCGGGCGATGGCCCGGCCCATGGCGACCCGCTGGCGTTCGCCGCCGGAGAGCTGGCTCGGGAAGCGGTCCAGGAGGTCCTCGATGCCCAGCATGCGGGCGGTGGCGGTGACGCGCGGGGCGGGGTCGGCACCGGGGTCCTCGATGCGCAGCGGGAAGCCGATGTTGTCGCGGCTCGTCATGCTCGGATAGAGGGAGAAGTTCTGGAAGACCATGGCGAGGTGCCGCTCGGCGGGCTGCCAGTCGTTGGCGTACTCGCCGTCGAGCAGCAGCTCGCCCTCGTCGATGTCCTCCAGACCGGCGATCATCCGCAGCACGGTGGACTTGCCGCAGCCGGACGGGCCGAGCAGGACCAGGAACTCGCCGGGCGCGATGTCCAGCGAGAACCGGTCGACCACGCGCGTGCCGCGCGCGTAGGACTTGCTCACGTCGTGCAGTGAGATGGCGCGTGTCATGACTGCTGCCCCCGGGGGCTGTCCGGAGCGCCGCTGCTCCGTGGCCGAAGGCCCCGGCGGGTCGAACGGGGCCTGTGGGTCACGGAAGTTAACGGAATGTGCCGGGCCGGGGGAAGAGATGGCGCGGCCCGTCCCGTCACTTGGTCGCGGACAGGTGGGCGAAGACCACCACGTTGCTGGTGTAGCCCGTCCGCCGGCTGTAGAGGCCGCCGCAGGTCAGCACGCGCAGTTCCGGTCGCTGGAGCGGGCCGTAGACCTCCTCGTCCGGGAAGCCCGCCTTGTCGTAGACCTTCATCCGGTCCACGGTGTAGACGGCGGTACGGCCGTCGGCGCGCTTGACCTCGATGACCTTGCAGGGTTTGACCTGGGCGAGCCCGGCGAAGACGGCCGGGCCGGTCAGGGTGTCCCGGTGGCCGACGGCGATCGCGGTGCCGGGCTCGCCGGGTGTGGGGCCGCCCGCGTACCAGCCGACCAGCCTGGGCCTGTCGACGGGCGGGGTCTCCAGCTCTCGTTGCCGGTCGAGCCCGAGGGCCTCGACCGGGGCGTCGATGCCCAGGGAGGGCACGCGGAAGGACGTCGGCCGGGACCGGGGCAGCGGTGGGGGCGGGGGCCCGGCAGGGGCCTCGCAGGATTCCGTCCCGCTCTCGCCCGGTCCGCCGGCGGCCGCCACCGAGTTCGGGTCGCCCGCCTTGCCGAGCCCGGCATGCCAGCCCCCGCACCGGTGCCCCACCGTCACCAGGACGGTCACCAGCAGGGCCGTCCTGGTGAGGCGGTAGGCGCGGGTCCGGTGCCAGGGCCTGCGGCTGCGCCTACGCGACGCCATGAGGCCGTCGGCGGTTTCGCCGGATGTACACGGCGCCGCCGAGCGCGATCAGGCCCACGGCACCCGCGCCGGCCACCGGCGCATAGGCGGCGGCCGTGTCGATGAGCCCGCCCCCGCCCGCGTGCACGCCGCCCCTCGGGGGATCGTCTCTCCTGCCCCAGCCCGGGCCGTCCTGCCGGTCGTGGTCGTGGTCCTCGCGATGGTCGCCGTGGTCCTGGTGGTCGTGGTCCTCGATCTGCCCGTTCGGACCGGTCTGCCCCTCGTGCTCGTGCTCGTGCTCGTGCTCGTGCCGGCCGTCGTGGCAGTTGACGCGGAAGAGCTTCTCCTTGACGGCGCCCGCCGCGACCCAGGTGAGCTTGTACTGCCCGTCGGTCAGGCCGATCGGATCCGTGTGTCCGGCGCCGCCGGCGAGCTGGATGATTCCGGTGATGGTGGCGGCGGTGGGCAGCGGGGGCTGGGCCTGGATGATGTAGGCGATGTTGGGCAGGATGTCGAAGTTGACGGCATCGAGGTAGAACCTGCAGACCGTCGGCTCGTCCTTCGTCACGCCATAGGGCACGCCCACGCTGTGCACCCTGATGTCGCCGTTCTCCCCTTGGGCCGCCGCCTGCGGCGCCGCCACCCACGACGCACCCACCGCGGCGAGGGCGGTGAGGGCCACAGTGGCGCCCGCTCGGGTTCGGAGGGGACGAGGGAGTGTCGGGGTGGCCATGAGCAATCCTCCGAGTTAGACGATTTTCATACAAATCGCTCTTTCGCCTGAACTCTGCTCGATGGAGGCCTCAACCCGCGGCAGCGACGCCGGGCGCGCCGTCAGAGATCGCTCGTGCGGAGCAATCCCGAGCACCACGCCGGCTCCCCCGCCACCCGCCCGGCTCCCTCGGGCCGCCCCGGCCAGGGCGCCCGGGGTACGAGCACACATGCCGCGATCGGCGGCACCTTCTTCCGTAACTGAGCACGGAAGTCCAGGTCACAGGCTTGCGGCGAGCTGGACGGGGACGCCGTTGAGGACCGCGTTGCCCGAGAGCGGGTCGAGCAGGCTGCCGTCGAGGAGCTGGTTGACGTTCACTCCGGGGGCCGTGGCGGCGTGGCCGAGGCGGGTGCCGGGGCGGTCGTGGCCCCAGCCGTGCGGCAGGCTCACCACACCGGGCCGTACGGCGTCGGTGACCTCGGCCGGCGCCACCACCTCTCCCCCGGCGCCCTTCACCCGTACGTCCGCCCCGTCCCGGACGCCGAGCCGGGCCGCGTCCTCGGGGTGGATGTGCAGGGTGCAGCGGTTGGAACCGCCGGTGAGGGCGGGCACGTTGTGCATCCAGCTGTTGTTGGAGCGAAGGTGGCGGCGGCCGACGAGCACAAGGCCCTCGGGCCGGTCGCGCAGGGCCTGGCGGAGCCGGGGCAGGTCGGCGGCGACAGGCCCGGGCAGCAGCTCGACCTTGCCGCTCACGGTCTTCAGCGGCTGCGGCAGGCGCGGGCGCAGCGGGCCCAGGTCGATGCCGTGCGGGTGCGCGAGCAGCCTGGCCAGGGTCAGCCCGTCGGGCCGGGCGCCGAAGCCG
The genomic region above belongs to Streptomyces sp. CG1 and contains:
- a CDS encoding ABC transporter ATP-binding protein, giving the protein MTRAISLHDVSKSYARGTRVVDRFSLDIAPGEFLVLLGPSGCGKSTVLRMIAGLEDIDEGELLLDGEYANDWQPAERHLAMVFQNFSLYPSMTSRDNIGFPLRIEDPGADPAPRVTATARMLGIEDLLDRFPSQLSGGERQRVAMGRAIARHPSAFLMDEPLSNLDAKLRNHLRAEISQLTRELGVTTVYVTHDQAEAMSLGDRVAVLRGGVLQQVGTPREVYALPRNVFVAAFIGTPRINLLCGLVRAPLDGAMTISLGKQALRLPEPLCLDHQLLRVQQGREVIVGLRSEAVRIARHSSARPGEVAITGLVEHVEFQGHEILVHFTTGSRPAVVPDLEAPRPAERPPRRRRRVGPTVLDRLRERAGAWRAGPVVVLAHPGDAEPGHEPPEGRLPGDLVVRTTPDLRLHHGMQVPLLVDLAHLFVFDQQGDRICPSPDRLPDLGPV
- a CDS encoding class F sortase; the protein is MASRRRSRRPWHRTRAYRLTRTALLVTVLVTVGHRCGGWHAGLGKAGDPNSVAAAGGPGESGTESCEAPAGPPPPPLPRSRPTSFRVPSLGIDAPVEALGLDRQRELETPPVDRPRLVGWYAGGPTPGEPGTAIAVGHRDTLTGPAVFAGLAQVKPCKVIEVKRADGRTAVYTVDRMKVYDKAGFPDEEVYGPLQRPELRVLTCGGLYSRRTGYTSNVVVFAHLSATK